A window of Dehalococcoidales bacterium contains these coding sequences:
- a CDS encoding RNA-guided endonuclease TnpB family protein, translated as MERFNEGCNYASGKAFETSTYGQFHLHHIVYGYLREHYGLSAQMAVRAIAQVSESYKVDRKVKHSFNPHSAMVYDQRILSWKGLDKVSILTLVGRQIVPTRIGAYQEARIDRKVRQSDLILRDGTFYLAVVVDAPEPTPNDPNGYLGIDLGIVNIAADSDGKTYSGNQINGLRKRQAKLRSKLQAKGTKAAKRLLVKRSHKERRFATNINHTIAKSIVAKAKDTGRGIALEDLSGIHDRITVRHSQRRQHHSWAFRQLRSFIEYKAILAGVVVKLVDPRNTSRTCPVCGCIDKRNRPSQSIFSCVSCGFSSPADTVAAGNISRRALVNEPCFSPALIGIG; from the coding sequence ATGGAAAGATTCAACGAAGGTTGCAACTACGCATCGGGTAAGGCTTTTGAGACTTCTACCTATGGTCAATTCCACCTTCACCACATAGTTTATGGCTATCTTCGTGAGCACTACGGACTCTCGGCACAGATGGCGGTAAGAGCAATTGCCCAAGTCTCGGAGAGCTATAAGGTAGATAGAAAAGTCAAGCACTCTTTCAATCCCCACTCTGCTATGGTTTATGACCAACGTATCCTTTCCTGGAAGGGGCTTGATAAGGTCTCTATTCTGACTTTGGTCGGCAGACAGATTGTCCCCACACGTATCGGCGCTTATCAAGAAGCTAGGATAGACCGTAAGGTTAGACAGTCTGACTTGATTCTCCGTGATGGTACCTTTTACCTTGCTGTTGTGGTAGATGCTCCTGAACCAACTCCTAATGATCCCAATGGTTACTTGGGGATTGACCTCGGTATCGTTAATATCGCCGCCGATTCCGACGGCAAAACGTATTCCGGTAATCAGATCAACGGCCTCAGAAAGCGTCAAGCCAAACTTCGTAGCAAACTCCAAGCCAAAGGCACAAAGGCAGCCAAACGACTTCTTGTAAAACGTTCTCACAAAGAAAGACGCTTCGCTACCAATATCAATCACACTATTGCCAAAAGTATTGTTGCAAAGGCTAAAGACACTGGCAGAGGTATCGCTCTTGAAGATTTGAGCGGTATCCATGACAGAATCACGGTTCGACACAGCCAGAGGAGACAACATCACTCTTGGGCATTCAGACAACTGCGTAGTTTTATCGAGTACAAAGCGATACTGGCAGGAGTTGTAGTCAAACTTGTTGACCCTCGTAATACCTCTCGCACCTGTCCTGTCTGTGGCTGTATTGATAAGCGTAACCGTCCTTCTCAATCTATATTCTCCTGTGTATCTTGCGGATTCTCCTCACCCGCTGATACCGTCGCTGCGGGAAACATTTCCCGTAGGGCTCTCGTAAACGAGCCATGCTTCTCACCCGCCCTTATCGGAATCGGGTAG